In Mya arenaria isolate MELC-2E11 chromosome 1, ASM2691426v1, the genomic stretch tgaccaaacttggtctatagaaagagtatATGGgtaccttttatgggattgtgtttggggtccctagggtcaaggtcaaggtcactgctactaaaaatagaaaaacggttaaaactgaataactttagttagggatgacatatcttgactaaacttggtctataggaagagtttatggaggccTTTCATGGGaatgcgtttggggtccctagggtcaaggtcaaggtcactgttactaaaaatagaaaaacggttgaaactgaataactttagttagggttgacatatcttgaccaaacttggtttcAAGCGTTTTTGCGACCcggaataattttgtttacgcGGGTTACCATAGCATTTTAAATGCATCTACAATATCGGAAGCGTCAAAATGTCTAATCAGAAAACGTTGTTTGCATTCCTTGAAAAAAGccttttgaccaaaataaaataccagGTTCAGATGAAAACAACAATGGAAAGCCCTTATCTCCCAAAAAAAGTCAATGCACCTTTCAGCAAAAAATGCTAAATCTGATTGTGACCATTTGTTTCTGGATAGCACTGAAAGGtgccttttatgaaaatatgtaagatttcTTTTTGACAGTATACCAGTATAGTAAACGAtaacctgtcgagaatgaagttaagttatgcatactgtaaaccttatattgtgcgggtttgttctcaaaatgtcaacacctacaaaaaagaataaagttcgcgtaaatgtgtgaaaaaaacaagaccattatcacATCAATTTGTAGTAATGGTATGTTTAACAGAACAAAAGGCAATGCGAGTTTTtcatacaactgacaaaaaaatattttgacagtgcccaactttgctttcttatatgcaagtttaattattgttcaattcaatttattattaaaaataatattgaataactttaatcgaaaaatatttaatcgaaaaatatttttgttaaaattataaacgtcttacgatataccgtataccgatcttcaactgccgttttaacccgtatataaccgatcaatatgacgcgagtaacatcccgttctacataaatctaaactaAATTTtggcttgaaattgacctcagaaaaaaagttcaaaaaaattgttactgggtattatacgcaggcatttttttgcatcggAATCTGAGGGGAAAAAgcgcgtctaatacccagtcatttacggtcaGAATGTTCATGCTATTTGAACTGTTTACAAGTGTTTCCTTCTAGTCAAACAAGCGCATGCATGTGAACTCTACAGGCGGTAGGTAAAATATACCCTTCTAACGCAATACCACTTTCCCATCGAAATCTACAGCTATTTAaagctcttttaaaaaaaactcaaaatgatatcaaattgaaatttgttgaattttcttttaaaaacctcaaaattcTATCAACCATGCTTAAATACCATATTAAtatgtcactttaaagaaaatGGTGCAATAAACAACTTGTCAAATCACTTCACACTTCGGCCGAGATGGTTGCTAAGTGACCAGTATTGTATAAAAGACCACTATTCAGCaatctttgttaattggcacCCTACAAatcagcatttttgtaaatatcaaagacattttaaaactgtcaaaacattaaagaaaacaacatttctaagggtgttattaattatctacaatgtataaaattttacattttggcgGGACATACACAATTCTGCAGTCGTCTGCACTAACACTCCGACCTGTTTTTGCAgtctgatttgattttttagcagctttttttaatataaacttgattttacaaGCCAGAGGTAATATGACTTCTGTTTCTCAAtcaaaaacactgacatttgaCAAGTCTCTTAACCATGACGTATTTTATGCGTAAATTCCGATATtctaaaaaagtaataaatatcaagtttttttttggattgtttCCATTAGGGATGAGACGATACGGTCATCAGGCGATACGATACGTATCGATACAACTACATGCGGATATGATATTTTCGATACGATACAGATACGTAAACACAATTACAGAAACACACAAAAGAAACCagaattgtattattttatataataaatttgtaataaccaatgtgttaattttaatgataactatagaaatattttctaacattattgtaatgattttatagaaaaaaaatatattgactagtatgttaaaagtaaaattagaTACATACTAATACATTCTTTGGGCTACTATGTGACTAGAACACCAATGACTAGAACACCAATGACTAGAACATATGAACTGTTTTAActtatgaacaaaataatacatctCGCCAATATGAAATTTGAATGTCATTCACAAAGTTATTTGAACTTATTTCCTCCTTAATAAATCCTTCCTGGAGCCAATAATCAGAGTCACATATTACATTTTCATGGGTGAAAgttgaaaattttcaaaatactgaaaatcaAAGCTGGGGGCCAGGGGGCCGCAGTGCCCCCGGTGGGTCCAGGGCAACGCCCTGGCTAGGGGTCCAGGGGGCCGGAGGCCCCCGGAAGCTCCAGGaataaagcattttataaaCACCTTTCAAAGCCTTTCCTGACTTTAAATCAGTCAAAtctatgttgtatatttatgatatttctgGCAGCTTTTGTTAACATACATAAGACCCCTGACAAAAACATCCCTCAATACTTAAATTCTTGCTCATTAATCAATAATTCATTTAACTCTGTAACTCATTCaataaacgttaaaaaaaaaaaagaaaaaagaatagaaattaagatttatattatatttttatcaagttaAACAGCACATTTAATAACttgtacatacacatatataaaatacatacaacaatattgctaagaaaatatttacaaaatattacaagTCTCTAAACTAAATGTTCACTGGTCTGCCTATATTTCTTTTCCACTGGGTGTCCCAACAGAATCACTAGTGGATATAAAATTTATACAAGATATTGTTAAaagcatttacaaaatatatcagaGTCCCTAAACTGAATTTTTGATGGCCTGTCTATATTGATTTAATTCGTTTCCACTGGTGTCCACAACTAGAACCACTAGTGGCTTTCCTTTTTCTGTTGACTATTCTGTTTTTCAGTCTCACTAACTTGGCTATTCTACTGGCTTTCTCCAATTTCAGCATTTGAATAGAGCTGTTCAATTTCTCTGTCCTTTTCTTTTCCACTTCTTCCCTTTTTCTTTTCAGATAGTCTTGATAAGATGCATATGCATTTATGCAAGCTTTTATCATACTTCTACTAACTCTCATTTTAGTGCTTTTTTCAGCTCTTCTCTTTAGGGAAGTCTTCACAATGGCCACAGCTTCATAGTTGACCACTGTTAGCTGGGTCCTGTCTTTTTCTATGATATCATCCATGATATTAAATGTGGATTCAATCAAAGGTCCGCTAAAGATGGTCAGTAGAGCCATAACAAGCTTCTTCAGCATTGGGTAGCGGACCTCTGTgaaagtttttattttgaacactttGGTCCAGAAGCCAGTATCAATTCTGTCCTCCTCATTGAACTCCGACCTCACATCCTTCACTTGTGGATCAACACAGTACTTGTCAATCTCTTCAGCTAGATGCCCATTCTGTTCGTCAGAAAACACATTTGGCAAGCAACTAGCTAATCGCTTTAAGGCACTAGAGGTTTGACTGTGGTTACCTAAGTCTGGGTCCAAGGCAGTCATCCAACGCAGTGTTTTGTTGTCAATTGgcatttttagcatttttttggCAGCCATGACATACCCATGTCGGAGGTTAGCATACAGATTTTGAACCCAGTGCCTGCATGATTTGTCTATTCTTGCTTTGTTGAGTTCAGTATATGCATATTTCCCTACACCAATACCTCTGTCCGGTTTCTGGAGAGTTCTGTCAGTGACATCTAATTTCATCAACTTAGTGATACTGTCTGGAATTTTCTCAGGTTTCATAAACATTCCCAACAGTTCTGTGGCTACCTCTGTCATTCTAGTGTGAAGAGTGTGAATCAAGGGTTTTTCACTCTGGAACTGTTTCACAAACCCTTGAAACACATCCAGTAGACCCCTAAACAGATTGATCTTAACCAGTGTTTCCCTCCTATTATGGAAAAGACTGTCTAGGATCCGCTCCTTGCGCTCATTGCTCGTGACTGACTTGTGCTGCCTCTCCTGTGACAGCTGAAGAAGGATGATGGCTGCCTGTGCTTGGTCTGAGACATTGTGATCTTGAAAGATCTGGCTTATCAGCTGCCTAAAAACGTACATAAAGTCATTAAAGAAATTATAgatcaataatatttataaccAGACCATGTAACCATCTTTTAAGTATATACTAGATAAAAATCgctttaaaacatcattaagtTTAAAAGTTGCTTGATCATGTGACATATCAGACATgtgttattttaatcaatatatacatacattcagcaataatacatttttatccttttaaatatttaagggaatttattaaataaataagccTTTTCTGTTATCTTTTTTTGTATTCTTATTAAGCATTTCTTAACTCtgtataaaattttacaatAAGCTAACTACATATAGAGAGGTTAGTAATTACAAACTATAAAAGCGTATGTCAATTTGAACTAAAAGGCAGACTATAAATGAAGAAGAAGAGTATAAAAGCAGCAAccacaaatatatttaaggaGTCTagtactatatatatatataatatgcacATATATGTTAAGGATACAACATACAACTTGTAGCTTTTCAAAACTATTCTTAGtatttaaacaccattttaataattcattataaATGATCATCATTTTTGCGTAACTGTACAAattttcacacaaatatgttttcttttaattcaaaCAGTATTCAAAAGCCACAAGTTACAGTAGATAATCTCACCTTTACAATTGGCGaactgtatacatgtaaaatattcaaTCATCTATTTAGTTACTATCAAAGCATGACAACTAAGTCTGACAGCttcatgtaaacaaaaacaaacaataaacaagtgAAAAGTTTACATATGCCATGGATGATTGTATCCAGAGCAATGGAATTCACTAAAAACTTAAGGATGTATTAGCTTTTAACCACTTATgttattaacttatatttaaggACAAATTTATGTTAAACAATCACCTGTATCCCTCCTTTTCTTCTTCTGACAGGAAGCCATAATAGTAGACAGTCAGCGAATCAACGCATTCCATTAGCCTTGATGCCACAGCGTTCATCTGCAGAAACCGACTTGAAATTGGTCTAATGAGGTGCTTTGGAGTTTGCACATTCATCAGGCTCTGTACCTCACTGAATATCTCTTGTACTTTTGGAGACTCTTCAATGTCATAATACAAGTCAgatgaaaacattggtacacCCTGGTCAACACAGTTGAGTAGGGTTTTCGCGACATTGTTTACCATGTGCACAGTGTCACCACTGACATCAAGCAGGTTGGGATTTTTCTGTCTGATAAGTGTTTCAACACCTCCTCGTACTCCCCTCATTGTTGAACAATTATCCATTAAAACACTTACTACCTGAGTCCATTCAATAGCATATTCAGCCAATATACTTTCAAGGGATTTCAAGATATTGGCTGCAGTCGCAAAGTTCTGCTTCCTGGATCCCAGATGAGCAATTTCAATTTTCCCTGTCTCTTCGTCAAAGTATTGAATGAGCACATTCAATATCTTGtcattattgttgtttgtgGCCTCATCACAATTTAATGACAACACCTGGCCTTTCAATTTATCTTTTAGTTCTTCCTTCAAACTTTTTGCAACGCCATGTGTGTTTATGTAAGTAGCACTAGTCTTAGAAATGGTGGTCTTGTCTAGTGCTTGTTTGTCTTGACTCAACCGTTTTGCAAACTCTAACAGCTCTGGTGCCAATGTGAATGGCAGGCAATGTTCACTCAGGAAAGATGCTGTAATGGCGCGTTGCTTGGCGACCCTGTCTAGCATAGACTCAGACTGCTTACTGGCTTGTGAAGACCCAGGCAGGacctaaaaatatataagataaatcTCACCTTGCTGTGTCACCATCAAATATGACTTTATGTCTTAACCTAATTTACCTCaaacattatcaataaaaatattttttttcatttttgtacaggTCTCAAATTCTTTAGATAGGGAACTCCTAATGGTcaccaaataagaaaaataaataaatgagtgTCATGATGATTATAAGTACTAGTGTCATTGTAACACATTTTGTATTTACTACACtactgattaaaaataaaacatactgaaagtgaaaatacaactaataaaaatgatattaatatatatagtaAACACTATTTTACCGTATTGGTTTTCACTACCCTATGGTTTTTCTGATGGTTTGCATCTTCGCAATGAAGTTTGAGTGCTTTCTTTCCGTTTGATTTGTAGTTGATTGTTTTCCCACACAGACTGCAAAAAGCCACACCACATACTTCTATCTTTTGGAGCCAATCGGACCATTTCACACCCTTCGAATCGACTTCTGACAGCCATTGCCACCTCCATTTGTTTTTCGCAGGCTGTTCAAGCTCTTTAGTATTATACCCTGGGGGTAGAAACttcattgttcaattttgacagcagtatttcgattaatttttttgtttacttttgctTCCAATTTGCGGTATGTCGTAAAAGTCGTAAAGGGTACTGACCGTAAGTCCTCGGCGAAAACTGGCCTTTTCCGCCATCAAAGTTTTTGTTAGCGCGGAAACTGCCGAGGTCACTCGGAGAAAATTGGAATTACAATGCTTTTTCACGAAAAGAAACGACTGTTTTCGGAAACATTCGGCTGATATCGCCGACAGAAAGTTACTGCTTATGTCAACGCTATTTATAGAACGAAATTGGAAAACCAGTAATTTAACTTGGTTTTGTCTTCGATTTTGAGTGGATCGCGATGTTGATGGTGGATGATggggtaccccccccccccccccccccccccccgaaaaactCACCGGATTTACACGTTTTGGAAAAATGACCCCTGAGAAGACCGAAAATACGGAATTCCGTATTAATacggaaaactttcacccatgcattttaaaaacaaaagagtTTCGACCAAGTCTGGTGCTAAGCGGCTTCTTGCTGCTGTAACTATGTCCCCAGCAACACTGAAGACTCTCTCACTGGGAACTGATGTGGCTGAGGCCAGACTATTTTGTGAATTTAATTTTGCATATTCCTTCTTGTGGTGACGCTTAAAGTGAAACCACATGTTTTTGGTTCCTTTGCTGTTTTTTACGAGTTTGTTGCACAACCTACATACTGCATTCTCACGCTCGACTACCCTCTTACCATCTCTTAGATACACTGGGTTCCCAAAGAAATCCCAGATGCGGGATGAGGTACTTTTCGGCTTGCTCAATTCTACAAAATCTCCTTCGTCCGCCATACTGATGATTATGCCGAGCGCTTCCCTAACAACGCATACTATTGGCTACTCCTAACCAATCAACCAATGAGACGGCGTATTACAAAAGGATAAAATTTACACCTAATAATACAAATTGCACCTATTAAGGAACGGTATAAAACAGTTTCGTCACGGAAATTCGACCAAGTCGTATCGATACGACGGGCTTGTGTATCGATACGTATCGGCAACAGCATATATCGATACAGTATCGATATTCACTGTATCGTCTCATCCCTAGTTTCCATCATTGATTTTGACTGAAAATTCAAGGAATTAGAaattctaccgcttttgaacccaaactaccgcttttgagacctaaatctacctctctgtcatTGCCAAAAGTTCACATGTCTgcaagtgtatatattatatctatatattgtaaatttgtaaatatattgatattcatgAAACAAGTTACTGTTATGCATTGTTTAATCACTTCATTAtccatgtattataaaaaaaatctcactgaaattaaaaatctctcaccaattttggacaaatgggagAAAGTGAaatgtacaagaaccataactctatttcagcttattacagagctattgccctttgttactatTTCTTGTCTgaagcataacttaaaaactattggatggaattaaATTTAACTTCATACACTGGTAAATCAAAATAAGAGGAAGTGCCATGTATAAGAACCATCACACTTTTTTAGCTATTAAAGCACTGAGTTATTgccattttttactttttcttttccGGAGCATGACTTAAAGACTACTGGtagaatttaattaaacttaaggtattagccgcataatacacacttttataaaaactTTAACCGACAATATAGTTATAATCACTGTACAATATGGGACTttaatccaaattttgaagattttttaccgtgaattaaaaaagttatttatgtttcattacacccacccccaaactaaaagggctacaaagagcgacaagtaaatattttgtctatatttgatttatttttgcattatcaTAGATTATGCAATAAACACAACGGTTTCTGGTAAAATGAACTTCTGTTAACAGAAAACTTAAGTTCAAatgaacacattattgatacacttggaaaaaaatcattttgattgatcttgtgagtcttcggaaaagagcagtttttcgatgtttgaaaatatgtagcagttttataaaattcataaaaaatagttaaatatatggcaagctgctgaaatcattttaaatattttctatgatgtctaatgaacaatttaaaagacaatttatgatagtttaccgttcaattgaagaaaatatacataatgtcatgtaaccatacatttttatagctaataaaatgcttaaaaatcaacttttttcttgtaaaaatttaaaaaaagcttaattggacttattcataaaatgtactgtttcaaacaaattaattcTACTTATGATtctaactcagaatacagagttcAAAGGAATGAGTGtctttttaaactaaaatatgtgaagaaacaagaataCTAAGCAGGCGGAAATGCCCCTCCAAAATGTCAGAGGGAAAGTTTTCAactaatgttattttaatttcataacatgTAAACCCTCTCTGTGGGTattttgatgtatatctgttttattttgtcattggtattctaacaattagatttgttcacaataattcttcactctccaacatttgaagtttgaagtACTTgaagtgtgtgcacagatgataactactcaatgctgatttggttttcaagccccttcaggtactttacccatccaGAATgattagtgctgtaaaggaaaaaggTTGCACttaaaagcctttctaactaattattatagataaatatactgatatacatatacaaaataaaatataaacagtttactatttctcgacattatttaaaaaaacaaaaaacaagctgatacatacatgtatatataaagacaattattaaatgtatcaatacaattcatcatcatcatcatcatcatcatcatcatcacaaccaccactaGCACtttatcaccaccaccaccaccaccctttgaatattgaatacagtg encodes the following:
- the LOC128240418 gene encoding uncharacterized protein LOC128240418: MSVVTLQLISQIFQDHNVSDQAQAAIILLQLSQERQHKSVTSNERKERILDSLFHNRRETLVKINLFRGLLDVFQGFVKQFQSEKPLIHTLHTRMTEVATELLGMFMKPEKIPDSITKLMKLDVTDRTLQKPDRGIGVGKYAYTELNKARIDKSCRHWVQNLYANLRHGYVMAAKKMLKMPIDNKTLRWMTALDPDLGNHSQTSSALKRLASCLPNVFSDEQNGHLAEEIDKYCVDPQVKDVRSEFNEEDRIDTGFWTKVFKIKTFTEVRYPMLKKLVMALLTIFSGPLIESTFNIMDDIIEKDRTQLTVVNYEAVAIVKTSLKRRAEKSTKMRVSRSMIKACINAYASYQDYLKRKREEVEKKRTEKLNSSIQMLKLEKASRIAKLVRLKNRIVNRKRKATSGSSCGHQWKRIKSI